The Cohnella abietis genome has a segment encoding these proteins:
- a CDS encoding IclR family transcriptional regulator encodes MENTGKQVTFVKSADRVLDILELLADQQHSLNLVEISRRLDLPTSSTYKIIQNLLERGYLESDNSEKQFRLGHKLLEIATKYTQNTDLISEFQHIALKIVGDINEAVFLSIRDRDKILYVSEKQSSHPVRFVSHMGMKLPIHSTAMGKAMLSKNTDEEISSIYSDKSLGKLTESTINDLDQLLEQIREARDDGLFHSYGEAVQGVRCVAAPICNSNNEAVAAIGISIPETRLTDELWQRAQDWVKQSAKELSLRIYYHGIAQGNDN; translated from the coding sequence GTGGAAAATACCGGGAAACAAGTCACCTTTGTAAAATCCGCCGACCGCGTGTTGGATATATTAGAATTGCTTGCCGATCAACAGCATTCGCTTAACTTGGTGGAAATTTCACGAAGGCTGGATTTGCCGACGAGCAGCACCTATAAGATCATTCAAAACTTGTTAGAGCGGGGATATCTGGAAAGTGATAATAGCGAGAAACAGTTTCGCCTAGGCCACAAGCTGCTGGAAATCGCGACGAAATACACCCAGAACACGGATTTGATCTCCGAGTTTCAGCATATCGCATTGAAAATCGTAGGCGACATTAACGAAGCGGTGTTCCTGTCAATCAGGGACCGAGATAAGATTCTCTACGTCTCCGAAAAGCAAAGCAGTCATCCGGTCCGGTTCGTCTCCCATATGGGAATGAAGCTTCCCATCCATTCCACCGCGATGGGTAAGGCAATGTTAAGCAAGAACACCGATGAAGAAATCTCCTCCATCTATTCAGATAAATCGCTGGGCAAGCTTACGGAGTCGACGATCAACGACTTGGACCAGCTGCTCGAACAGATTCGGGAAGCACGCGATGATGGCCTCTTCCATAGCTATGGAGAAGCTGTACAAGGCGTACGCTGCGTAGCGGCTCCCATCTGCAATTCTAATAATGAAGCGGTAGCCGCGATCGGCATCTCCATCCCCGAGACGCGGCTGACCGATGAGCTGTGGCAACGCGCCCAAGATTGGGTCAAGCAAAGCGCCAAGGAATTAAGCTTGCGGATTTATTACCATGGGATTGCGCAGGGCAACGATAACTAA
- a CDS encoding alanine racemase, with translation MQQNRHPWAELETPAVLIDLDILDRNLRHTAELAHQAGVKLRPHFKTHKSIWIAKEQIRYGACGITVAKLGEAEVLADAGIADFLVAFPIVGETKLRRLARLMERANVIVSTDNVQVAQGLSQLGRSIGKDIKLYIDVNTGLNRCGKEPGEETAQLVQEIAKLPYVHVTGLMTHGGFAYGKKTQEQIREAARVEAEGLVRTKQLLEQSGIPIEEISVGSTPTSKFISDIDGVTEIRPGAYVYGDISQLAIGVITPEECAMHVLATVVSTPRKGTAIIDAGSKTFSSDASAHVPGYGTLRDFPDVYVERLSEEHGILHLPESVQFEIGDQLLFLPNHCCTTANLHDELQGVRGNRIDHMIKVDARGKIR, from the coding sequence GTGCAGCAGAATCGACACCCGTGGGCTGAATTGGAAACCCCCGCCGTACTTATCGACTTAGATATTTTGGATCGAAATCTAAGGCATACCGCGGAATTGGCGCACCAAGCCGGCGTAAAGTTGCGACCGCATTTCAAAACGCACAAAAGCATTTGGATCGCGAAAGAACAAATTCGTTACGGCGCTTGCGGGATTACTGTTGCTAAGCTAGGGGAAGCAGAGGTGTTGGCTGATGCAGGCATAGCCGACTTTCTTGTCGCTTTTCCGATCGTAGGCGAGACGAAGCTGAGAAGATTGGCCCGGCTGATGGAGCGTGCCAACGTCATCGTCAGCACCGATAACGTGCAGGTAGCACAAGGGCTCTCCCAATTAGGACGCTCAATCGGCAAGGACATCAAGCTCTATATCGACGTCAATACCGGATTGAACCGCTGCGGGAAAGAACCGGGCGAAGAAACGGCCCAGCTCGTTCAAGAGATTGCTAAACTCCCTTATGTGCATGTGACCGGTTTGATGACGCACGGCGGATTTGCTTATGGAAAAAAGACGCAGGAGCAAATACGGGAAGCAGCCCGGGTGGAAGCGGAAGGCCTTGTCCGCACTAAACAATTGCTAGAACAGTCTGGGATTCCAATCGAAGAAATCAGTGTCGGTTCCACCCCTACTTCCAAGTTTATCAGCGATATCGACGGCGTCACGGAAATTCGCCCGGGAGCTTACGTATACGGAGACATCTCGCAGCTTGCGATTGGCGTCATTACACCTGAAGAATGCGCCATGCACGTGTTGGCCACGGTCGTCAGCACCCCGCGGAAGGGAACCGCTATCATCGATGCCGGCTCGAAAACATTCAGCAGCGACGCCAGTGCTCATGTTCCTGGGTATGGCACTTTGCGTGATTTCCCGGACGTTTATGTGGAGCGGCTGAGCGAGGAACACGGGATATTGCATTTGCCGGAAAGCGTCCAATTCGAAATTGGCGACCAGCTACTGTTTCTGCCGAACCATTGCTGCACAACGGCGAACCTGCACGATGAGCTACAAGGAGTTCGCGGAAACCGGATAGATCATATGATTAAAGTCGATGCGCGCGGTAAAATTCGGTAA
- a CDS encoding RidA family protein, with protein MSKAIHVENAPQFPLPFSHAIRSGDFVYVSGQVGVDPVTREVVGDTIEAQTRQCLRNIEIILEKAGLTMDHVIKSNAFVSRAVDFPGYNKTYAEVFNAPYPARTTAPIDMGAYLVEIDVIAFAPAKREALG; from the coding sequence ATGTCAAAAGCTATTCACGTTGAAAATGCACCACAATTTCCGCTTCCTTTCTCTCATGCTATTCGTTCAGGCGATTTTGTATATGTGTCCGGTCAAGTAGGCGTTGACCCTGTAACGAGAGAAGTCGTAGGAGATACGATTGAAGCGCAAACCCGGCAGTGCCTGCGCAATATAGAAATCATACTGGAAAAGGCGGGACTGACGATGGATCATGTTATTAAATCCAATGCTTTCGTCAGTCGAGCAGTAGACTTCCCAGGCTACAATAAAACGTACGCCGAGGTGTTTAACGCCCCTTATCCGGCCAGAACGACCGCTCCGATTGATATGGGCGCCTATTTGGTGGAAATCGACGTGATCGCATTCGCTCCCGCCAAACGGGAAGCACTAGGCTGA